The proteins below come from a single Ahaetulla prasina isolate Xishuangbanna chromosome 16, ASM2864084v1, whole genome shotgun sequence genomic window:
- the LOC131186206 gene encoding RING finger protein 208-like, whose product MAFLSSVDGCGIPEECNICYESYQEVSTRRVPKLLWCFHTICLACLRKLVCQSKVVSFVVCPFCRMVTLVPQGGLQALRNNEALLREIGPPRAEVSQATSEDGLEEDKDSTRGSNWSFGDVALSLEYTYRPTSSIFTVSNTVPAFPMGFHAGIWSGLHLQEMQNAVVIEMPPRAFSAPASVENLRICIAVTLILLVVSIFFMLVFS is encoded by the coding sequence atggccttcctgtcctctgtggATGGCTGTGGAATTCCTGAGGAATGCAACATCTGCTATGAGTCCTACCAAGAGGTTTCCACCAGGCGGGTACCGAAGCTTCTCTGGTGCTTCCACACCATCTGCCTCGCCTGTCTCAGGAAACTGGTTTGCCAGAGCAAAGTGGTCTCCTTCGTGGTCTGCCCTTTCTGCCGGATGGTGACCCTCGTGCCCCAAGGAGGCCTCCAGGCCTTGAGGAACAACGAAGCCCTCCTACGAGAGATAGGACCACCACGAGCGGAGGTGTCCCAGGCCACCTCTGAAGATGGTTTGGAAGAAGACAAAGATTCCACAAGAGGATCCAACTGGTCCTTTGGCGACGTGGCCCTGTCTCTGGAGTACACCTATAGGCCTACTTCGTCCATCTTCACGGTCAGCAACACCGTTCCTGCGTTTCCCATGGGGTTCCACGCGGGGATATGGAGCGGGCTCCATCTGCAGGAGATGCAAAATGCCGTGGTGATCGAGATGCCTCCGAGGGCATTTTCGGCTCCTGCCTCTGTGGAGAACCTGCGCATTTGCATCGCGGTGACTCTGATCCTTCTTGTGGTCTCCATCTTCTTCATGCTGGTCTTTTCTTGA